From the Vigna radiata var. radiata cultivar VC1973A unplaced genomic scaffold, Vradiata_ver6 scaffold_534, whole genome shotgun sequence genome, one window contains:
- the LOC106778213 gene encoding uncharacterized protein LOC106778213, whose translation MEGRVVTTVAEQIEAVEVALAETKAETVFLRHETGTLRQKCEMMRQDIQAILTILKDRKIENRGVRRDGSESSVNDNSGGTGDDGGQNGAGRTGALINWRKRVDLPMFEGGEPWNWMSRVEKFFEVQKVEEEEKMQLAFISMEGYAGSWFRFWREKTKNYSWEGLKRALGIRFGGGTKGTVYEKLLANRQTGPVEDYVRDFEVLVGQTTQIPKEQVLGYFMAGLREEVSDHVRPHDPPDLMTVMRVARDVEKLCSPWKTGGGTGYKNQNAWGRSAGVVTRVEPSRETAIKGGPVESVGSVRRETNQGGGDAKTTGGGRDRGSRNLAYAEYLKRREEGKCFRCGGPFSLGHRCPERGLRMMIMVDEEENEEGEKEPAVELAGMELSALLAGGLTTSETMKLRGRIGNREVLVLIDSGVSHNFISKSLVEELGMAVKETQPYFVSLGNGQKRRISGCCEPVVLELEDTAVVEKFYLFELGGVEVILGIEWLKKLGEVMVDWGKLTMVY comes from the coding sequence ATGGAGGGGAGAGTGGTGACGACTGTAGCAGAACAGATTGAAGCCGTGGAGGTGGCGCTCGCGGAAACGAAGGCGGAGACTGTTTTCTTAAGGCATGAGACAGGAACATTGCGACAGAAGTGTGAGATGATGCGCCAGGATATTCAAGCAATCTTGACGATCTTGAAGGACCGCAAGATCGAAAACAGAGGAGTGCGACGGGATGGTAGTGAATCTTCTGTAAATGATAACAGCGGAGGGACAGGAGACGATGGGGGACAAAACGGAGCAGGACGTACTGGAGCGCTGATAAATTGGCGGAAGCGGGTGGATTTGCCCATGTTCGAAGGGGGTGAACCTTGGAATTGGATGAGTCGGGTGGAAAAATTCTTTGAAGTGCAGAAAGtcgaagaagaagagaagatgcAACTTGCCTTTATCAGTATGGAGGGGTACGCCGGCAGCTGGTTCCGTTTTTGGAGGGAGAAGACCAAGAATTATTCTTGGGAAGGGTTGAAGAGGGCGTTGGGGATTCGATTCGGCGGAGGCACTAAAGGAACGGTTTATGAGAAATTATTGGCAAATAGACAGACGGGGCCGGTGGAAGACTATGTTAGAGACTTTGAGGTGCTAGTGGGTCAAACGACTCAAATTCCAAAGGAACAGGTATTGGGTTACTTTATGGCGGGGCTGAGGGAAGAGGTGAGCGACCATGTCAGACCGCATGACCCTCCAGACCTTATGACTGTGATGCGAGTAGCTCGGGACGTGGAAAAATTGTGTAGCCCGTGGAAGACCGGAGGAGGAACGGGTTACAAAAACCAGAATGCATGGGGACGATCGGCGGGAGTAGTTACGCGAGTAGAACCTTCGCGAGAAACAGCGATTAAGGGGGGACCCGTGGAGAGTGTCGGATCTGTACGAAGGGAGACGAACCAAGGGGGAGGCGACGCCAAAACCACCGGAGGAGGACGAGATCGAGGTTCGCGAAACCTGGCATATGCGGAATATTTGAAAAGAAGAGAGGAGGGCAAATGCTTCAGGTGTGGAGGGCCGTTTAGTCTCGGTCACCGGTGCCCGGAAAGAGGACTTCGCATGATGATCATGGTGGATGAGGAGGAGAACGAAGAGGGTGAAAAGGAACCAGCAGTCGAACTCGCCGGAATGGAATTGTCGGCCTTATTGGCGGGAGGCCTGACGACGTCGGAAACGATGAAATTGAGAGGACGGATCGGGAATCGAGAAGTGTTGGTGTTGATAGACAGTGGCGTGAGCCACAATTTCATTAGCAAAAGCTTGGTAGAGGAGCTGGGTATGGCGGTGAAGGAGACCCAACCTTATTTCGTGAGTTTGGGAAATGGTCAGAAGAGGAGGATCAGCGGGTGCTGCGAGCCAGTGGTTTTGGAGTTAGAGGACACTGCGGTGGTCGAGAAATTCTACTTATTTGAGCTTGGGGGAGTGGAAGTTATACTCGGCATTGAGTGGCTGAAAAAGTTGGGGGAAGTGATGGTAGATTGGGGAAAATTAACAATGGTGTACTGA
- the LOC111240655 gene encoding uncharacterized protein LOC111240655 has product MERLITNRKKSEFGQTQVKYLGHVISRKGVEMDEDKIKAIIDWERSRTVKSLRGFLGLTGNYRRFVRDYGKIAKPLTELLKKGGFSWSTNAEAAWKTFKEAMTTAPVLTLPDFGRPFHIECDASGRGVGAVLMQDKKPIAYFSKALSEGKLSKSIYEKELMALVLAIQHWRPYLVGQKFIVHTDQKSLRHLLEQRITTQSQQD; this is encoded by the coding sequence ATGGAGAGGCTTATCACCaacagaaagaaaagtgaattcGGTCAGACCCAAGTCAAATATTTGGGGCATGTTATATCCCGAAAGGGCGTGGAGATGgatgaagataaaataaaggcCATAATAGATTGGGAACGGTCGAGGACAGTCAAAAGCTTAAGGGGGTTTTTGGGATTGACTGGGAACTACCGACGATTTGTAAGGGATTACGGGAAGATAGCAAAACCGTTGACGgaattgttaaaaaaagggGGGTTCTCGTGGAGCACAAATGCTGAGGCAGCTTGGAAGACGTTCAAGGAGGCTATGACGACGGCACCTGTGCTAACGCTGCCAGATTTTGGGCGACCCTTCCACATCGAGTGCGATGCATCCGGACGGGGAGTGGGAGCAGTCTTGATGCAGGATAAAAAGCCAATAGCTTATTTCAGCAAAGCACTGTCTGAGGGGAAGCTGAGCAAGTCGATATATGAGAAGGAATTGATGGCATTGGTGCTGGCCATACAACATTGGAGACCTTACCTTGTCGGACAGAAGTTCATCGTTCACACCGACCAGAAGAGCCTTCGCCATTTGTTGGAGCAGCGAATTACAACTCAAAGCCAACAGGACTAG